A stretch of Bdellovibrionota bacterium DNA encodes these proteins:
- the ndhC gene encoding NADH-quinone oxidoreductase subunit A has translation MISSYLPILLSLVLAILFPLGLLFITSILGPHVDVRAKMEPYECGVPAKGSAHIKIPVKYYRLAILFVLFDVEAAFLFPWAILFRPQASYWGVPFLVAEAFLFLAILLVGYLYAWRQGGLEWD, from the coding sequence ATGATTTCCAGTTACCTCCCGATTTTGTTGTCGCTGGTTCTGGCCATCTTGTTTCCCCTCGGCCTGCTTTTCATCACCAGCATTCTCGGTCCGCACGTAGACGTTCGGGCCAAAATGGAGCCGTACGAGTGCGGAGTTCCTGCCAAAGGTTCGGCGCATATCAAGATTCCCGTGAAATATTACCGCCTTGCCATCCTATTTGTCCTCTTTGACGTAGAAGCGGCTTTCTTGTTTCCGTGGGCGATCCTGTTTCGTCCGCAGGCTTCGTACTGGGGAGTCCCGTTCCTGGTGGCCGAGGCATTTCTCTTTTTGGCTATTCTTTTGGTCGGCTACCTCTACGCTTGGCGGCAAGGGGGGCTCGAATGGGATTAG
- a CDS encoding NADH-quinone oxidoreductase subunit C yields the protein MGLESFSVTPERQKRISEFMGSKISSSGEIRGDFWIQIMGDELRALIEFLRSDPELLFDSFVDLCGVDYMARKPRFEVVVHLFSQPHQHQIRIRVGVPDATLTVPSLTPYWRGANWQEREAYDMYGILFEGHPKLERILSAPDVTLFPQRKDYPLKGDRETPEDL from the coding sequence ATGGGATTAGAAAGCTTTTCCGTGACGCCGGAGCGGCAAAAGCGAATTTCGGAATTTATGGGCTCAAAAATCTCGTCGAGTGGCGAAATTCGAGGTGATTTTTGGATTCAGATCATGGGGGACGAGCTAAGAGCTCTTATCGAGTTTTTGCGCTCCGATCCCGAATTGCTCTTCGATTCTTTTGTCGACCTTTGCGGCGTCGATTACATGGCCCGGAAGCCTCGCTTCGAGGTCGTCGTTCACCTTTTTTCTCAACCCCATCAACACCAAATTCGAATTCGCGTCGGCGTGCCGGATGCGACTTTGACCGTCCCGTCCCTGACGCCTTATTGGCGCGGCGCCAATTGGCAGGAACGAGAAGCGTACGACATGTACGGCATCCTTTTCGAAGGCCATCCCAAGTTGGAACGGATCTTGAGCGCGCCCGATGTCACGCTCTTCCCCCAGCGGAAGGATTATCCGTTGAAAGGGGATCGGGAAACTCCCGAGGATCTGTGA
- a CDS encoding NAD(P)H-dependent oxidoreductase subunit E, translated as MRFSSSAEEKFADIVSRYPKSDAALLPVLWLAQEEFDVLTPEVRAYVARKLHLSAARVESVVSFYTLYKTKPMGKHHIQICRNLSCSLRGCDRLMGWVVKNLGIKPSETTPDWEYSYSTVECLAACGGAPAIQIDGDYFENVTEQRLEELIGRLKDNGKNR; from the coding sequence GTGCGTTTTTCCAGCTCGGCCGAAGAAAAATTCGCCGATATTGTATCGCGCTATCCCAAATCGGACGCGGCGCTGTTGCCGGTCTTGTGGCTGGCGCAGGAAGAATTCGACGTCCTCACACCGGAAGTGCGGGCGTATGTGGCTCGGAAGCTCCATCTTTCCGCGGCGCGTGTGGAAAGTGTGGTCTCGTTTTACACGCTCTATAAAACGAAGCCGATGGGCAAACATCACATTCAGATATGCCGGAACCTTTCGTGCAGCCTTCGGGGCTGTGATCGTCTCATGGGCTGGGTGGTGAAAAATCTGGGAATCAAGCCGAGCGAAACAACGCCGGACTGGGAATATTCTTATTCGACGGTCGAATGCCTCGCGGCCTGCGGGGGCGCCCCCGCGATTCAAATCGACGGCGACTATTTTGAAAACGTCACGGAACAAAGGCTTGAGGAGCTGATCGGACGGCTGAAGGACAATGGAAAAAATCGTTAG